One segment of Roseovarius sp. EL26 DNA contains the following:
- a CDS encoding transposase, giving the protein MICTISPSRLKGHRFPTSIISYAVWAYHRFALSLQDVEDLLAERGITVSYETIRAWVKKLGPGIAKRIRASRNRSSDKWHLDEVXIMIRGVKDWRWRAVDSNG; this is encoded by the coding sequence ATGATTTGTACGATCTCCCCATCCCGCCTGAAGGGTCACCGCTTCCCAACTTCTATCATTTCCTACGCGGTCTGGGCCTACCATCGCTTTGCTCTCAGCTTGCAGGATGTTGAGGATCTGCTCGCTGAACGAGGTATTACCGTCAGCTACGAAACGATCCGCGCGTGGGTTAAAAAACTCGGTCCTGGAATCGCGAAACGGATCCGCGCAAGCCGCAATCGGTCCAGCGATAAATGGCATCTCGACGAAGTAKTCATCATGATCCGGGGTGTGAAAGACTGGCGTTGGCGTGCAGTGGACAGCAACGGTC